The sequence CTCAACCCCATTCCCTGGGCTAAACTGGTTGATACTGGACTGTCATCGAAGAAATATCGCCAATAGAAATAGGGCAAAATTTTTCTTAAAGGAGTATTTTTAATTAATCCTGGTAACACTGGAGAAAGTTCAAATCCTTGGATATGCCCCCAAACTTGCAAAGCTTCGTCAAAATCAAATTCTGCTGGGGTGGTTTCTTCTATATGACAGCCTGCTGCTTCTAAACTAGAAGCTAAATTTTGCAAACATTTTTTGGTGTCGCCAGAAACAGGCACTCCACCTATTTCTTGAGTAAATGCAATTTTTAAACCTTTAAGTTCTGCAATTTGATTTTCCCTAACCCAAGGTACGGGGGGAACTTCCCAATTTTGTAAATCGCTACCTCGCAATAAAGGCAAAACTAATTTTAAGTCTGCAATGCTACGAGCCATTGGTCCATATGATACCAAATTACGAACACTGTGGGGATAGTTTTCTATTCTGATGTGCCCTATTCCGGAAACACTCTGCTCTGTAGGGCGGATCCCAAAAACACCGCAAAAATGAGCAGGAACTCTTATCGAACCACCAACATCGCTGCCAACTTCTAGAGGTGTAAATCCGGCAGCTAAGGCTGCTGCTGCACCACCAGAACTACCACCGGGAGTACAATTGAGATTCCAAGGGTTGTTAGTGCGCCCAAAATCCGGATGCTCGCATTGCCAATCATAGGAATTTGTCGGTATATTGGTTTTACCAAAGATGATTGCCCCTGCTTGTTTTAATTTTGTGACTACTGTTGCATCTTGTTTCGGTATATAGTCACTATTGCCGGGAATGCCGTAGCTGCTGCGAATCCCCTGAGTTTCATAAACATCTTTAATAGTCACGGGAATTCCATGTAAAACACCCCATGATTCCCCACGACTCAAAGCTTCGTCTGCGGCTTTGGCTTGAATTTTTGCGTTTTCTATATCTAAAGTAACAACAGCATTAATATCATTGTTGTGTTTGTCAATTTGTGCCAGATGAGCTTCTAAAACTTCAACAGTAGAATATTGTTTATCGTTTATGATTTGAGCAAGTTCTGTTGCTTGTTTAAATATTAGTTCCTGCATGGCATTAACTGTTATATTGTTCTCGGCTTCTGGTAAATAATAGTAAACCGAAGAAAATTAATAAAGTCACAACATGAAACATTACCATACTCCAAAGTAACTGTTGTTGCTCATTTGTGAATGCAAACCATTGAGGAAAGCCAATATATAAAATTAGCTGTGAAACTGCACTTAAAAGGAAACATACTATTCCCCAGCGAGTTTTTAACCATAAACCAATAACAGTAAAGGTACCTAAAATCGCATAGAAAATATCACCAACCTGCCAACTCAAAGGTGATTCTCTAAAGGGTATTTCTCCAAAACCTAATAAATTGGCATAATGTACGGTTGCACCGTAAAAGTAAAATAGTGCGAGAATTTTCAGATAAATTCCCATGCTCGGCTTATGTCGGGATTCAAAAAGTAAATTCATGTCCAATAAGTCAACTCAAACTACTTGAATATTAAACTCTTCTCGAATATCTTTTAACGAATGATTTGAATATTGCTGATAATCCCAAAAATTCCATTTTTTACGCATCTTGAAGGTGTATAAAATAACTTTGATAAAATCGGGAAAACTAAGAATAAAAATCCAGAATACTTTCAAAATACCTTCTTCTTTAAGAACTTGCGTAGTTTCTGGATATTTTAAGTATTCCATATATTCGCCGAGCGTGACAGTAGAACCAAAAATAGTCCATGTATCTGTTAAAGTTTCTTCTTTGATGGAAGTGTCGCAGCCAAAAACTACATGAGTAACATCGTGCAATCGAAACAATTTCGCAACTTTAGGGTTTGTATTTTCTTCTGTAATTAATCCGTTGAAACTCGAATAGTATTCTTTTAGTGCTTCTTCGAGCGTTTGTAAGGATTCTTGTTGTTGATATTTAAATTTTTTAGACATACCGATTCACCTCGTAGTTAATTTTAATTGATAATTTCTGATACTGAAACCAATATTAAATGAAATGTCATGTGAGCAAATATTGCAGCTTCTAAACCTTTGCGCCAGTATAACCAGCCTGCAATTATTCCTGTAATCATATTTAAAGCCATGATTAACCCAATTAACAATATTGTCGGTTGAGCAATTAAACTAAATAAAAGTGGTAAATGTCCAATACCAAATATTGCCGCAGCAACGGTAATTCCGAACCAGTAAAAAATAGACTTTGGTGTACCTGAAGCTTTTTGGAAAATCTTCCAGGGCAGCCATACTAGAAATGTCATCAAACCCCAGCGGATTAATAATTCCTCGACGATTCCACCGTAAAGTACGCGAGTTAATAAAGGTATTTGAACGTCAGGATTTTGATTTAAAGCAAGATATGCCGCAGGTAGAAATGGCTCCGTAAGTTTGAGTATAATTGCGCTGAAAATATAGGCGATCGCACCTCCAATAATTCCAAAGATAATTTGTTTGGAAAAAATAGAACGAACGCCAGTATGATTATAAAATGCCTTAATTAAAGGAGTTGAGAAACCAACTCTAGTTGAAAGATTGCTACCGATAAAAGTGGCAATCCCCAGTAAAATACTCGACTGTATCAAGCCGATAATTTTAAGTGTAGATAAGGATAAAGGTAATTCCGTCCCTTCTGGAATATTAACGGGAGCAAGCAGTAAAGAAAACACTCCTGTCAATCCCAGCAAGAACAAAGTTAGAAAGATTTTAAATTTTGAAACTTTTTTGACTGATGCAGAATTTGGATTGAAAGTCATGGTAGAAGCACCTTACAATTAACAATTATCACTTTTCTCCAACGATGCAGACAAATTGTTCTTTAGGCTCAGAATTTATAATCCACTTGATATTTTTAAAACCTACAGTTATCATCAGCTCTTTGACTTCTTCAGTGTCGTAAACCTGAAAACCATGTTTGGGAAGAGTTGTTTGCTTGAGAAATTCTTTGCAATTAAAACAAATAACCAAGGAACCTTTGTCTTCCAAAATTTGATACAGTTCAATTAAAGTCTGTTTAACATCCTTCCAAAAATAAATAGTATTAACCGTACAAATTTTGGTAAAATTACGATTAAATTTCGGTATATTTACCGTATTACAACAATTTAAATGTAGCTTACCTCTTTTTATATCCGAAGCAAAACGCTTTTTACAAAAATCAACCATTTCCGGAGAAACATCTATACCATCAACAGATTTTACACCCGGATTTTTAAGAATTCTATTTAGTAAATAACCTCCACCAAAACCTAACTCTAAAACGTGCTCATCTGCGGATTTTAGATTCAACATTCTTAATGCAAGCTTGTTCATAGAAGCATTATCTCTATTTAAAACTCTAGAAACAACTTGCTTACCAAACCATCCTGAAGGCTGACGAAGTTGTGATGCGAGAAATTTACTAATCATTATTTCCTGAACCTAGCTCTACGTTGGACACACTCGCAAATCTACTATTGCTTGCAGACAAAATTAAGGAATCGTCTCAATTATTGCTGTA comes from Rivularia sp. PCC 7116 and encodes:
- a CDS encoding DUF6163 family protein, whose translation is MNLLFESRHKPSMGIYLKILALFYFYGATVHYANLLGFGEIPFRESPLSWQVGDIFYAILGTFTVIGLWLKTRWGIVCFLLSAVSQLILYIGFPQWFAFTNEQQQLLWSMVMFHVVTLLIFFGLLLFTRSREQYNS
- a CDS encoding class I SAM-dependent methyltransferase, with product MISKFLASQLRQPSGWFGKQVVSRVLNRDNASMNKLALRMLNLKSADEHVLELGFGGGYLLNRILKNPGVKSVDGIDVSPEMVDFCKKRFASDIKRGKLHLNCCNTVNIPKFNRNFTKICTVNTIYFWKDVKQTLIELYQILEDKGSLVICFNCKEFLKQTTLPKHGFQVYDTEEVKELMITVGFKNIKWIINSEPKEQFVCIVGEK
- a CDS encoding CPBP family intramembrane glutamic endopeptidase; this encodes MTFNPNSASVKKVSKFKIFLTLFLLGLTGVFSLLLAPVNIPEGTELPLSLSTLKIIGLIQSSILLGIATFIGSNLSTRVGFSTPLIKAFYNHTGVRSIFSKQIIFGIIGGAIAYIFSAIILKLTEPFLPAAYLALNQNPDVQIPLLTRVLYGGIVEELLIRWGLMTFLVWLPWKIFQKASGTPKSIFYWFGITVAAAIFGIGHLPLLFSLIAQPTILLIGLIMALNMITGIIAGWLYWRKGLEAAIFAHMTFHLILVSVSEIIN
- a CDS encoding amidase, with the translated sequence MQELIFKQATELAQIINDKQYSTVEVLEAHLAQIDKHNNDINAVVTLDIENAKIQAKAADEALSRGESWGVLHGIPVTIKDVYETQGIRSSYGIPGNSDYIPKQDATVVTKLKQAGAIIFGKTNIPTNSYDWQCEHPDFGRTNNPWNLNCTPGGSSGGAAAALAAGFTPLEVGSDVGGSIRVPAHFCGVFGIRPTEQSVSGIGHIRIENYPHSVRNLVSYGPMARSIADLKLVLPLLRGSDLQNWEVPPVPWVRENQIAELKGLKIAFTQEIGGVPVSGDTKKCLQNLASSLEAAGCHIEETTPAEFDFDEALQVWGHIQGFELSPVLPGLIKNTPLRKILPYFYWRYFFDDSPVSTSLAQGMGLSANGYFQALTKRDYLISTMEKFLTDWDLWLCPVSPTPAFSHRRRATPFEIEGKTVPYSLAIAMYNNTTTVAANPIVTLPIGKSQEGLPIGVQVHGKRWSDKRLLDISELIVQVIGGFEKPNGF